A stretch of Acidobacteriota bacterium DNA encodes these proteins:
- a CDS encoding DUF2513 domain-containing protein, giving the protein MSPRWASVTARSCPQRLTWRGHEFLEATRNDTVWAQVKAKVAEHGGSAPFELLKQLADGYLKQKFGLDK; this is encoded by the coding sequence ATGTCACCACGATGGGCATCGGTTACCGCAAGATCCTGCCCCCAGCGGCTCACATGGAGAGGGCATGAATTCCTCGAGGCAACGCGCAACGATACAGTCTGGGCCCAGGTCAAGGCCAAAGTCGCTGAGCACGGGGGCTCGGCACCATTTGAGCTTCTCAAGCAGTTGGCCGACGGCTACCTGAAACAGAAGTTTGGGCTCGACAAGTAG
- the nosD gene encoding nitrous oxide reductase family maturation protein NosD: MTPLLLVVALAIQQPAVPDMTVAVGTLEGQPSPADRSPLQDRIDAARAGDRIDVEAGTYAGDLFIHTSVHLVGHGRPRLVGSGNGSVIRVRADHVTIEGFAIDGRLGGNLARDTSGIHVAAKHVVIRDCTIVRSLFGIYLREADDARVDGCEITGIEGRLPGEQGSGVHVWNTQRFTLENIRVRFSRDGFYIQSSHHGVITGNEVRDVRYGLHYMNSNDNRFEDNTFAHGAAGAALMYSRRVSFARNRFLHNRGFASVGLLLKDCEDVVAEDNLVADNERGFFIDGAVRHVFRRNLVAASDVAVVVYASSQGSRFEDNTFVGNLAPLRLVGRRTDTVFDGNYWSEFDEPDLDGDGVRDRPYRLSNVFDHLRGNLVAADLFAQGIGARVLARAETTFPVLRQIDVSDARPLRYAPGRGAIPAMPEPDRATTLAGLAVSALGVIAGLAVFHVGRRR, encoded by the coding sequence ATGACGCCCCTGCTCCTCGTGGTGGCATTGGCGATCCAGCAGCCGGCCGTTCCGGACATGACGGTGGCGGTCGGCACGCTGGAGGGACAGCCGTCGCCGGCCGACCGGTCGCCATTGCAGGACCGAATCGACGCGGCGCGGGCCGGTGACCGCATCGATGTTGAGGCCGGCACCTACGCGGGAGATCTGTTCATCCACACTTCCGTCCACCTCGTCGGCCATGGTCGGCCGCGTCTGGTCGGTTCGGGGAACGGCAGCGTGATCCGGGTCCGGGCGGATCACGTGACGATCGAGGGATTTGCCATCGACGGCCGGCTGGGCGGTAACCTGGCGCGGGACACCTCGGGCATTCATGTCGCCGCCAAACATGTCGTGATCCGCGACTGCACGATCGTCCGGTCCCTGTTCGGCATCTACCTGCGCGAGGCCGACGATGCGCGGGTGGACGGGTGCGAGATTACGGGCATCGAGGGCCGGTTGCCCGGGGAGCAAGGCTCGGGCGTGCACGTCTGGAACACCCAGCGCTTCACGCTGGAGAACATCCGCGTGCGGTTTTCCCGTGACGGCTTCTATATCCAGTCGTCCCACCACGGCGTGATCACGGGCAACGAGGTCCGGGATGTCCGGTACGGGTTGCACTATATGAACTCGAACGACAACCGGTTCGAGGACAACACTTTTGCCCATGGCGCGGCCGGCGCCGCGCTGATGTACTCGCGTCGGGTGTCATTCGCAAGAAACCGCTTCCTGCACAACCGCGGATTTGCGTCCGTCGGCCTGCTGCTCAAGGACTGCGAAGACGTGGTCGCTGAGGACAATCTGGTGGCAGACAACGAACGTGGATTCTTCATCGACGGTGCGGTACGGCACGTCTTTCGTCGCAATCTCGTCGCCGCTTCCGATGTCGCCGTCGTCGTCTACGCGTCGTCGCAGGGCAGCCGGTTCGAAGACAACACGTTCGTCGGTAACCTCGCCCCGTTGCGCCTGGTCGGGCGGCGCACAGACACGGTCTTCGACGGCAACTACTGGTCGGAGTTCGACGAACCGGATTTGGACGGCGACGGCGTGCGCGATCGGCCCTATCGCCTGTCGAACGTGTTTGATCATCTTCGCGGAAATCTGGTGGCCGCCGACCTGTTTGCACAGGGGATTGGGGCGCGAGTGCTGGCCAGGGCGGAGACCACGTTTCCGGTGCTGAGGCAAATCGATGTGTCAGACGCCCGTCCGCTCAGGTATGCGCCCGGCCGCGGCGCGATCCCGGCGATGCCGGAACCCGATCGGGCTACGACGTTGGCGGGACTCGCGGTCTCGGCCCTCGGCGTGATCGCCGGGCTGGCGGTGTTTCACGTCGGGAGGCGCCGGTGA
- a CDS encoding BlaI/MecI/CopY family transcriptional regulator, whose protein sequence is MARARPKLSRREQETLDIVYASGHATAVEVREAMHEAPTDAAVRTTLRILVAKGHLRIEQDGPRYDYWPTVAREAAQRSELQHVLRTFFGGSTESALATLLDIQPGDLSDDARRRMKRLIDKAAKEGR, encoded by the coding sequence ATGGCCCGTGCACGACCCAAGCTCAGCCGCCGCGAGCAGGAAACGCTCGACATCGTTTATGCCAGTGGCCATGCCACGGCCGTCGAAGTGCGCGAAGCCATGCATGAAGCGCCCACTGATGCTGCGGTGCGCACGACGCTCAGAATTCTGGTGGCGAAGGGGCACCTGCGCATCGAGCAGGATGGTCCGCGGTACGACTACTGGCCCACCGTCGCTCGCGAGGCCGCGCAGCGATCCGAGTTGCAGCATGTGCTGCGGACATTTTTCGGTGGCTCCACTGAAAGCGCCCTGGCGACACTGCTCGACATTCAGCCCGGCGACCTGAGCGACGATGCGCGGCGGCGGATGAAGCGGCTCATTGACAAGGCCGCGAAGGAGGGACGCTGA
- a CDS encoding Crp/Fnr family transcriptional regulator, translating into MERPTLEGMATIPLFKRVTPADLSQLAAVSFLSHYDRGKPIFEEGDPSDYFYVVVSGRAKVFKRAPNGQLRILEIFGPGGLLGAVAAYELRPYPAAAAAMEQTTCLLLPRPEFFALLEARPTLVRGLLGSLSIRLMELTARLSELTGGRVESRFARLFLKLAEQMGRPDRGGLFVPMVLSRQELADLTGTTVETCIRIMSRWSKDQILQTDKDGFVILDRPALGALAEQSY; encoded by the coding sequence ATGGAGAGACCAACCTTGGAGGGTATGGCGACGATTCCGCTGTTCAAGCGGGTGACGCCTGCCGATTTGTCCCAACTGGCGGCGGTCTCGTTTTTGTCGCACTACGACCGGGGCAAACCGATTTTTGAGGAAGGGGATCCTTCCGACTACTTCTACGTCGTGGTGTCGGGGCGGGCGAAGGTGTTCAAACGGGCGCCAAACGGCCAGCTCAGGATTCTCGAAATTTTTGGTCCCGGGGGGCTGCTTGGCGCGGTGGCTGCATACGAGTTGCGCCCGTACCCTGCTGCCGCCGCGGCGATGGAGCAGACCACCTGCCTGTTGCTGCCTCGTCCGGAGTTTTTTGCCTTGCTTGAAGCACGTCCAACACTCGTGCGTGGGCTGCTTGGCAGTCTGTCGATTCGACTCATGGAACTGACCGCCCGACTCTCCGAACTGACTGGCGGGCGGGTGGAGTCCCGATTCGCGCGGCTGTTTTTGAAACTCGCCGAACAGATGGGGCGGCCCGATCGGGGAGGTCTTTTTGTGCCCATGGTGCTGTCACGCCAGGAGCTCGCCGATCTCACCGGCACCACCGTCGAAACCTGCATCCGCATCATGAGCCGCTGGAGCAAGGACCAGATTCTGCAGACCGACAAGGACGGCTTCGTCATTCTCGACCGCCCGGCACTGGGCGCCCTCGCCGAACAAAGCTATTGA
- a CDS encoding DUF2513 domain-containing protein: MPDESPALVAFHMQLLCGAGYVQASVSYPHGQAYPRYVDPLLTWSGHEFIDSIRSDTVWKFIRQKVKADGGSIPIEIVKQLANTYLKKKLGLE; this comes from the coding sequence ATGCCGGATGAAAGTCCGGCGCTGGTGGCCTTTCACATGCAGCTTCTTTGTGGTGCTGGCTATGTCCAAGCGAGCGTGAGCTATCCGCACGGCCAAGCTTATCCGCGCTATGTGGACCCGCTGCTTACGTGGAGTGGCCACGAGTTCATTGATTCGATTCGTTCGGATACCGTGTGGAAATTCATCAGACAAAAGGTGAAGGCTGACGGCGGTTCCATACCGATCGAAATTGTGAAACAACTGGCAAATACGTACCTGAAGAAAAAGCTGGGACTTGAGTAA
- a CDS encoding ABC transporter ATP-binding protein, translating into MITYEGFAKTYGAVTAVREFSVTIAAGEVVALLGPNGSGKTTSIKAAAGLIRPTSGRVLLGDPGRSSLEAEARRVCSFLPQRVNFPESLTGREVAEFYCKLRGRGADRLQDVLALTGLNGSSNRAVGTYSGGMTQRLGLAVAMAAQAPILLLDEPTAALDPDGTSAFYAVIEARRSDGQTVFFSSHQMGDVERLADRFLVMVRGRLVASLTARELTTELADRGVMKVTVGAIDDEVLARVRALAPGVVTSADQVIVPGTADVRLAVLDALRNCGVTIRGWSAEEGRLDAFYRELVGEHHE; encoded by the coding sequence GTGATCACGTACGAAGGATTCGCCAAGACCTATGGCGCTGTCACGGCGGTGCGCGAGTTCAGCGTCACGATCGCGGCCGGCGAGGTGGTCGCGCTGCTCGGGCCAAACGGGTCGGGCAAAACCACGAGCATCAAGGCCGCGGCCGGACTCATACGTCCGACCTCAGGCCGCGTCCTGCTCGGGGACCCTGGGCGATCGTCGCTCGAGGCCGAGGCGCGGCGGGTCTGTTCCTTCCTGCCGCAGCGCGTGAACTTTCCCGAGTCACTGACGGGCCGCGAAGTGGCCGAGTTCTACTGCAAGCTTCGGGGCCGCGGTGCCGATCGTCTGCAGGACGTGCTGGCGCTCACTGGCCTGAACGGGTCAAGCAACCGCGCGGTCGGCACGTACTCCGGTGGGATGACGCAGCGGCTCGGCCTCGCGGTCGCGATGGCTGCGCAGGCACCCATCCTCTTGCTCGATGAACCGACGGCTGCGCTCGATCCAGACGGCACCAGCGCGTTTTATGCCGTCATCGAGGCGCGCCGCAGCGACGGGCAGACCGTGTTCTTCAGCTCACATCAGATGGGCGATGTCGAACGACTGGCCGATCGTTTTCTGGTCATGGTCCGTGGACGCCTGGTGGCGTCGCTGACGGCACGTGAACTGACCACCGAGCTGGCCGATCGCGGCGTGATGAAGGTGACTGTGGGCGCGATCGACGATGAGGTGCTGGCGCGAGTGCGAGCGCTCGCACCGGGCGTTGTGACCTCGGCCGACCAGGTCATCGTGCCCGGCACCGCTGATGTCCGGCTGGCGGTGCTTGACGCGTTGCGGAACTGCGGCGTGACCATTCGTGGGTGGTCCGCCGAAGAGGGGCGGCTCGATGCGTTCTATCGGGAACTGGTGGGGGAACATCATGAGTAG
- a CDS encoding PQQ-binding-like beta-propeller repeat protein: MGKLAGGWKAANGEAEFALTTPPNGCAEPGKYRYRIDGKQVAFTLISDACMPRRMMLTDSLWLPVGEKATIPERRIVRTVAPKLPVLPKPTSAAGSRPSFRGAQAMGIAEGQNLPDTWDVKGGQNILWRTPVAGLAHSSPIVWGNTVFVTTAVSSKGGATFRPGLYGDGDASDDRSPQQWKLIAIDKKTGAIRWEKVAIEAPPVDKRHIKSTYASGTPATDGRIVAASFGSMGVFAFDMAGNLRWKVDYGKIHLGAYDLPSWEWGPASSPIIWNDLVILQVDTHADSFLLALKADTGETVWKSEREELPSWGTPTVATTPAGPVLVTNASNFVRGYDPRTGKELWRLGKSSKITAPTPIFADGLWVIASGRAPERPIFVVKPDAAGDLTLPAGETSNAGVAWSKNARGPYMPTPLAYQGVLYVLANNGLFDAIDLQTGKDIYRQRLPNVGNGFSASPVAADGKIYLSNEDGEMLVVGAGQTFSHIATNSMGDLLMATPALSESVMYVRTATGLVAIGRK, translated from the coding sequence TTGGGGAAGTTGGCGGGTGGGTGGAAGGCCGCAAACGGTGAGGCGGAGTTCGCCCTGACCACGCCGCCGAACGGATGCGCTGAGCCTGGCAAGTATCGATACCGCATCGACGGAAAGCAGGTGGCGTTCACGCTGATCAGCGATGCGTGCATGCCGCGCCGCATGATGCTGACCGACAGCCTGTGGCTGCCGGTGGGCGAGAAGGCGACGATTCCGGAACGCCGCATTGTACGAACGGTCGCACCCAAGCTGCCCGTACTGCCAAAGCCCACTTCGGCGGCAGGCAGCCGGCCCTCGTTTCGGGGCGCGCAGGCGATGGGGATTGCCGAAGGCCAGAACCTGCCCGACACCTGGGATGTGAAGGGCGGCCAGAACATCCTGTGGCGAACGCCGGTGGCCGGGCTCGCGCACTCAAGCCCCATCGTGTGGGGCAATACCGTGTTCGTCACGACGGCCGTGAGCAGCAAGGGCGGTGCGACGTTTCGGCCTGGTCTGTATGGCGATGGCGATGCCTCCGACGACCGCTCGCCACAACAGTGGAAGCTGATCGCGATCGACAAGAAGACCGGGGCCATCCGTTGGGAGAAGGTCGCCATCGAGGCGCCGCCCGTCGACAAGCGCCACATCAAGTCCACCTACGCGAGCGGCACCCCGGCGACCGACGGCCGGATCGTGGCCGCGTCGTTTGGATCGATGGGCGTCTTTGCGTTCGACATGGCCGGGAACCTTCGCTGGAAGGTGGACTACGGAAAGATCCATCTGGGTGCCTACGACCTGCCGTCATGGGAATGGGGGCCGGCAAGTTCGCCCATCATCTGGAACGACCTGGTCATCCTGCAGGTGGACACCCACGCCGATTCATTCCTGCTCGCGCTCAAGGCGGACACAGGCGAGACGGTATGGAAAAGCGAGCGCGAGGAACTTCCGTCGTGGGGCACACCGACGGTCGCGACGACGCCGGCGGGACCCGTGCTCGTGACGAACGCGTCAAATTTTGTCCGAGGCTACGATCCGCGGACAGGCAAGGAACTATGGCGCCTCGGCAAGAGTTCAAAAATCACCGCGCCGACACCGATTTTCGCCGACGGCTTGTGGGTGATTGCCAGCGGTCGCGCACCCGAGCGGCCGATCTTTGTCGTCAAACCTGACGCGGCTGGTGATTTGACGTTGCCGGCCGGCGAGACGTCCAACGCGGGCGTGGCGTGGAGCAAAAATGCTCGCGGCCCCTATATGCCAACACCCCTGGCGTACCAGGGCGTGTTGTACGTGCTGGCCAACAACGGCTTGTTCGACGCCATCGACTTGCAGACCGGGAAGGACATTTACCGCCAGCGTCTGCCCAACGTCGGCAACGGCTTCAGCGCGTCACCCGTGGCCGCCGATGGAAAGATCTACCTCTCCAACGAAGACGGCGAGATGCTGGTGGTGGGCGCGGGCCAGACGTTTTCGCATATTGCGACCAACTCCATGGGCGACCTGCTAATGGCCACGCCGGCACTGTCGGAGAGCGTGATGTACGTGCGCACGGCCACGGGCCTGGTCGCGATTGGCCGGAAGTAG
- a CDS encoding type II toxin-antitoxin system VapB family antitoxin — MRTNIDIDDALMDDAIRISGEPTKRAVVERALRLLIETHGQASVRQLRGKVQWQGDLAKSRQARAVASR, encoded by the coding sequence ATGCGAACCAATATCGACATTGACGACGCCTTGATGGATGACGCCATCAGAATCAGCGGCGAGCCGACCAAGCGCGCGGTGGTGGAGCGCGCGTTGCGACTGTTGATTGAGACCCACGGTCAGGCATCCGTGCGCCAGTTGCGCGGAAAGGTGCAGTGGCAGGGGGATCTGGCCAAGAGCCGGCAGGCGCGCGCCGTGGCCTCGCGGTAA
- a CDS encoding zinc ribbon domain-containing protein: MPIFEYVCRDCQHPFEAIVSASRQAKCPECQSEALDKQLSVFAVSHGAPVRSRATSAPSACGSCGDPRGPGSCSMN, translated from the coding sequence ATGCCCATCTTTGAATACGTCTGCCGAGACTGCCAGCATCCGTTCGAGGCCATCGTCAGCGCGTCACGTCAGGCGAAGTGCCCGGAGTGTCAGTCCGAGGCCCTGGACAAGCAACTGTCGGTGTTCGCGGTATCGCACGGAGCGCCGGTGCGGTCACGCGCGACCAGTGCGCCGTCGGCCTGTGGCTCCTGCGGCGACCCTCGCGGCCCTGGCTCCTGCAGCATGAACTGA
- a CDS encoding hemerythrin domain-containing protein, whose amino-acid sequence MALPLLSHLDKEEHLLFPYIKEMVVAAAEGRQMPTGPFGSVVHPLRMMEEEHESASEDLLILDELTRHYTPPPSPVPGLADAYAALKRFDADLREHIRKEDHDLFPATLDLEGRFM is encoded by the coding sequence TTGGCCCTGCCACTGCTTTCTCACCTCGACAAGGAGGAACACCTCTTGTTTCCGTACATCAAGGAAATGGTTGTCGCTGCAGCGGAAGGTCGGCAGATGCCGACAGGACCGTTCGGCTCCGTCGTTCACCCGCTTCGGATGATGGAGGAGGAACATGAGTCGGCTTCGGAAGACTTGCTGATTCTGGATGAGTTGACCCGCCACTACACACCACCCCCGTCACCGGTTCCTGGGCTAGCGGACGCGTATGCCGCGTTGAAACGTTTTGATGCTGACCTCCGTGAGCACATCAGGAAAGAGGACCACGATCTCTTTCCTGCGACGCTCGACCTTGAAGGCCGTTTCATGTAG
- a CDS encoding ABC transporter permease subunit, giving the protein MAFTLCAQQELRIAVRSRWTQTFTVVFAALAFTVATSGYVLSGGSGTQDFSRTAASLVELVLLLVPLTALVLGVMALTPEPGAAQLLYSQPVPRTVVLFGQLAGLCLALLAAQIVGFGAAGLLIFQRAGSDGVFGFLGVVAGSCVLTVVFLAVAAAITAGSTSLRRAHHLAVALVFWFVAVILFDVAALGAASLLRSGTASRLLMVTAIVNPVDAVRTGTLLTVEGTTAFGAASLAFLRMTGGTTGAALTLVASLVAWTVLPLGIAAARLRRADL; this is encoded by the coding sequence ATGGCCTTTACGTTGTGCGCCCAGCAGGAACTGCGCATCGCGGTCCGGTCGCGGTGGACCCAGACATTCACGGTGGTCTTTGCCGCGCTGGCGTTTACAGTGGCGACATCCGGGTATGTGTTGAGTGGCGGCAGCGGAACGCAGGACTTTTCCCGAACGGCGGCGTCGTTGGTCGAGTTGGTCCTGCTGCTGGTGCCGCTCACGGCTCTTGTGCTCGGCGTGATGGCGCTGACGCCGGAGCCGGGCGCCGCGCAGCTGCTGTATTCCCAGCCGGTTCCGCGCACGGTCGTGTTGTTCGGCCAACTTGCGGGACTGTGTCTGGCACTGTTGGCCGCGCAGATCGTTGGCTTCGGCGCCGCAGGGCTGCTGATCTTCCAGCGCGCAGGCAGTGACGGCGTGTTTGGATTCCTCGGTGTGGTGGCAGGTTCGTGTGTGCTGACCGTGGTGTTCCTCGCCGTCGCGGCCGCCATCACAGCCGGGTCGACGAGTCTGCGCCGCGCCCATCACCTCGCTGTCGCGTTGGTGTTCTGGTTCGTCGCCGTGATCCTGTTTGACGTGGCGGCGCTGGGGGCCGCGTCGTTGCTGCGATCAGGCACGGCGTCGAGGCTGCTGATGGTCACGGCGATCGTGAACCCTGTGGATGCCGTCAGGACGGGCACTCTGCTCACCGTCGAAGGCACGACCGCTTTTGGTGCCGCGTCGCTCGCCTTCCTGCGGATGACGGGCGGGACGACGGGTGCGGCCCTCACCCTGGTGGCCTCGCTCGTAGCCTGGACGGTCCTCCCACTCGGCATCGCCGCAGCTCGGCTCCGGCGCGCGGACCTGTGA
- a CDS encoding DUF3800 domain-containing protein: MVRCTGYFDEAAKEANHGPAFVLGGWVASDETWTSFTTAWNAVLAKYGVASFHHSDVMALATPYDVLSAESRAAMLDDLIGVIETHDIDGYFVHLHHQSFRNIFKNITLTKEQGRRLLNKPFYTCFHALAQAVMQDRNERGLPGPVNLVFDGEDREVAESIEILDQEIRPDLSSAQKAMLGTIVTSTDAVSVGLQAADLLVSRQNWDFKAQAKGDVMKSLCRARRIAESGVGPGEMRPYTVLKELVDRFPHLKKT, encoded by the coding sequence ATGGTGCGGTGTACCGGATACTTCGACGAAGCGGCGAAAGAAGCGAATCACGGACCAGCCTTTGTATTAGGTGGCTGGGTCGCAAGTGACGAGACCTGGACCAGCTTCACAACCGCGTGGAACGCCGTTCTTGCGAAATATGGAGTGGCAAGCTTTCACCATTCCGACGTGATGGCACTCGCCACACCGTACGACGTTCTATCAGCAGAATCGCGAGCTGCGATGCTTGATGACCTGATCGGTGTCATAGAAACCCACGACATCGACGGGTACTTTGTACACCTCCATCACCAGAGTTTCCGGAACATCTTCAAGAACATCACGCTAACGAAAGAACAGGGCAGGCGACTTCTGAACAAGCCTTTTTACACGTGCTTTCACGCACTCGCTCAGGCCGTGATGCAGGACCGCAACGAGCGGGGATTGCCGGGTCCAGTGAACCTCGTATTCGATGGTGAGGACCGCGAGGTCGCGGAATCCATCGAGATACTCGATCAAGAAATCCGGCCGGATCTGTCATCCGCGCAGAAAGCGATGCTGGGGACAATAGTGACGAGCACCGACGCGGTGTCGGTCGGGCTTCAGGCTGCGGACTTGCTGGTGAGTCGGCAGAACTGGGATTTCAAGGCGCAGGCAAAGGGCGACGTGATGAAAAGCTTGTGCCGTGCGAGGCGAATCGCAGAATCAGGGGTTGGTCCGGGAGAAATGCGTCCTTACACGGTCCTCAAGGAACTCGTGGACAGATTTCCACATCTCAAGAAGACCTGA
- a CDS encoding PIN domain-containing protein has translation MVIVDSTVWIDYLNGTSTPEAEWFDARLSVERFGLLDLMVCEILQGLSTDLQAARVLGHLKRFELFSSGGVELAVDAAAAYRALRTRGRTVRSTVDCLIAAFCIRGGHQLLHCDRDFDPFEAHLGLQVVRPGAG, from the coding sequence GTGGTCATCGTCGACAGCACGGTGTGGATCGACTACCTGAACGGCACGAGTACACCAGAAGCCGAGTGGTTTGATGCCCGCCTCTCGGTCGAGCGATTTGGCCTGCTCGATTTGATGGTGTGCGAAATCCTGCAGGGACTCTCAACCGACCTGCAGGCCGCGCGGGTACTGGGCCACCTGAAGCGATTCGAACTCTTCAGCAGTGGCGGTGTCGAACTCGCGGTCGACGCGGCGGCGGCGTACCGTGCGCTGCGCACCCGCGGTCGGACGGTGCGCTCAACCGTAGACTGCCTGATCGCCGCGTTCTGCATCCGCGGCGGGCATCAACTGCTCCACTGCGACCGTGACTTCGACCCGTTCGAGGCCCACCTGGGTTTGCAGGTGGTCCGCCCTGGTGCGGGGTGA
- a CDS encoding response regulator transcription factor, translating into MTSVRVVLVDDQALFREGLRTLLSTRADIEVVGEAADGAQAVVMVGQTQPAVVLMDLQMPVMDGVQATAKLRERYPEVRVLVLTTFDDEGNVFGALRAGAAGYLLKDVSLDTLVSAIHAAARGECFLQSTVTGTVVDAVTRMMTAGPTATALVLPLSPREREILALVSTGASNKEIADRLCLAEGTVKNHVTNILVKLDVRDRTQAALRARSLGLA; encoded by the coding sequence ATGACGTCGGTTCGCGTCGTCCTCGTGGACGATCAGGCGCTCTTTCGCGAGGGCCTGCGGACATTGCTGTCAACGCGCGCGGACATCGAGGTGGTGGGTGAAGCGGCCGACGGCGCACAGGCCGTGGTGATGGTGGGGCAGACACAGCCCGCCGTGGTGCTGATGGACCTGCAGATGCCGGTGATGGACGGCGTGCAGGCCACCGCGAAGCTGCGTGAACGCTACCCCGAGGTTCGGGTCCTGGTGCTCACGACGTTTGATGACGAGGGCAATGTGTTCGGGGCGCTGCGCGCCGGGGCGGCCGGCTACTTACTCAAGGATGTGTCGCTCGACACGCTGGTCAGCGCGATTCACGCGGCCGCGCGCGGCGAGTGTTTTCTTCAGAGCACGGTGACCGGGACTGTTGTTGATGCGGTCACGCGGATGATGACGGCGGGTCCGACGGCCACCGCCCTTGTGCTGCCACTTTCGCCGCGCGAGCGTGAGATTCTGGCACTCGTATCCACGGGCGCGTCCAACAAGGAGATCGCCGATCGGCTGTGCCTTGCCGAGGGCACGGTCAAGAACCACGTGACGAACATCCTGGTGAAGCTCGACGTGCGCGACCGCACGCAGGCGGCGCTACGGGCGCGGTCCCTCGGCCTGGCCTAG